A single genomic interval of Aegicerativicinus sediminis harbors:
- the rpoB gene encoding DNA-directed RNA polymerase subunit beta, whose protein sequence is MLATQAERINFSSIVNKTNYPDFLDVQIKSFQDFFQLETKSEERGNEGLYNTFMENFPITDTRNQFVLEFLDYFIDPPRYTIEECIERGLTYSVPLKARLKLYCTDPEHEDFETIVQDVYLGTIPYMTPSGTFVINGAERVVVSQLHRSPGVFFSQSFHANGTKLYSARVIPFKGSWIEFATDINSVMYAYIDRKKKLPVTTLFRAIGFERDKDILEIFDLAEEVKVSKAGLKKVLGRKLAARVLNTWHEDFVDEDTGEVVSIERNEIVLDRDTLIDKDNIDEILDAGVKTVLLHKENAQQGDYAIIYNTLQKDPTNSEKEAVEHIYRQLRNAEPPDEETARGIIEKLFFSDQRYSLGEVGRYRMNKKLGLDIGMDKQVLTKEDIITIIKYLIELINSKAEIDDIDHLSNRRVRTVGEQLSSQFGVGLARMARTIRERMNVRDNEVFTPIDLINAKTLSSVINSFFGTNQLSQFMDQTNPLAEITHKRRLSALGPGGLSRERAGFEVRDVHYTHYGRLCPIETPEGPNIGLISSLSVFAKVNSMGFIETPYRKVEEGVVDIKNVPTYLSAEEEEDLLIAQATVNVDDDGKILEDKIIARQEGDFPVVEPTTVHYTDVAPNQIASISASLIPFLEHDDANRALMGSNMMRQAVPLLRPESPIVGTGLERQVASDSRVLINAEGDGVVEYVDANEIRIRYDRTEEDGLVSFDSDTKTYPLVKFRKTNQGTCINLKPIVKKGDKVNKGQVLCEGYATEKGELALGRNMKVAFMPWKGYNFEDAIVISEKVVRDDIFTSIHIDEYALEVRDTKLGNEELTNDIPNVSEEATKDLDENGMIRIGAEIKPGDILIGKITPKGESDPTPEEKLLRAIFGDKAGDVKDASLKASPSLHGVVIDKKLFSRAIKDKRKRAKDKEDIDALEEIYYKKFDDLKEVLVDKLFTIVNGKTAQGIYNDLGEEIIPKGKKYTLKMLNSVDDYTHLTSGTWTTDDHTNKLVAELIHNYKIKENDLQGSLRREKFTISVGDELPAGIIKLAKVYVAKKRKLKVGDKMAGRHGNKGIVARIVRAEDMPFLEDGTPVDIVLNPLGVPSRMNIGQIYETVLGWAGQKLGTKYATPIFDGASLDQINEITDNAGVPQFGHTYLYDGGTGEKFDQPATVGVIYMLKLGHMVDDKMHSRSIGPYSLITQQPLGGKAQFGGQRFGEMEVWALEAYGASSTLREILTVKSDDVIGRAKTYEAIVKGEPMPEPGLPESFNVLMHELKGLGLDIRLEE, encoded by the coding sequence ATGTTAGCAACACAAGCTGAAAGAATTAACTTCTCTTCAATTGTAAATAAAACGAATTATCCAGATTTCCTGGACGTTCAAATAAAGTCGTTCCAAGACTTTTTCCAGTTAGAGACAAAATCAGAAGAGAGAGGAAATGAGGGTTTGTATAATACCTTCATGGAGAACTTCCCGATTACAGATACTCGTAATCAATTTGTACTTGAGTTTTTAGATTACTTCATAGATCCTCCGCGTTATACAATTGAAGAATGTATTGAGAGAGGTCTTACTTACAGTGTGCCCCTAAAAGCACGTTTAAAACTTTATTGCACAGATCCTGAGCATGAAGATTTTGAAACTATTGTTCAAGATGTTTACTTAGGAACTATTCCATATATGACCCCTAGTGGAACCTTTGTTATCAATGGTGCCGAGAGAGTTGTTGTGTCTCAGTTACACAGATCTCCTGGGGTATTTTTTAGTCAATCTTTCCATGCTAATGGTACCAAGTTGTATTCAGCTAGGGTTATTCCATTCAAAGGGTCTTGGATAGAATTTGCTACAGACATCAATAGCGTAATGTACGCCTATATTGATCGTAAAAAGAAATTACCAGTAACTACTTTATTCCGTGCTATCGGTTTTGAAAGGGACAAAGATATCCTTGAAATTTTCGATTTAGCTGAGGAGGTTAAAGTATCTAAAGCTGGACTTAAAAAAGTTTTAGGCAGAAAATTAGCTGCACGTGTTCTTAATACTTGGCACGAAGATTTCGTTGACGAAGATACGGGTGAAGTTGTTTCTATTGAGCGTAATGAAATTGTATTAGATCGTGACACTTTAATTGATAAGGATAATATCGACGAGATCCTTGATGCTGGTGTAAAAACGGTTCTATTACATAAAGAGAATGCACAGCAAGGTGATTATGCGATCATCTATAATACGTTACAAAAAGACCCGACTAACTCCGAAAAGGAAGCTGTTGAGCATATTTACCGCCAATTGCGTAATGCTGAACCGCCTGATGAGGAAACTGCACGTGGTATCATTGAGAAATTGTTCTTCAGTGATCAGCGTTATAGTTTAGGAGAAGTTGGTCGTTATAGAATGAACAAAAAACTTGGTCTTGATATCGGTATGGACAAACAAGTTCTTACCAAAGAAGATATCATTACTATAATAAAATATTTAATTGAGCTTATCAACTCAAAAGCGGAGATTGATGATATCGACCACTTATCTAACCGTCGTGTCAGAACAGTAGGTGAGCAGTTATCATCCCAATTTGGTGTTGGTTTGGCTCGTATGGCTCGTACCATTCGTGAAAGAATGAACGTTAGGGATAATGAAGTTTTCACGCCAATCGATTTGATTAATGCGAAAACTCTGTCTTCTGTAATTAATTCATTCTTTGGTACAAACCAGTTATCTCAGTTTATGGACCAAACAAATCCATTGGCTGAAATTACTCATAAGCGTCGTCTTTCTGCATTAGGCCCTGGTGGTCTATCACGAGAGCGTGCAGGATTTGAGGTTCGTGACGTTCACTATACACATTATGGACGCCTTTGTCCTATTGAAACTCCTGAAGGTCCAAACATTGGTTTGATTTCTTCACTTTCTGTTTTTGCAAAAGTTAACTCAATGGGCTTTATTGAGACCCCATACCGCAAAGTTGAAGAAGGAGTTGTGGATATTAAAAATGTACCAACTTATTTAAGTGCTGAGGAAGAAGAAGATTTATTGATAGCCCAGGCTACTGTAAATGTTGATGATGATGGTAAAATTTTGGAGGACAAAATTATTGCCAGACAAGAAGGTGATTTCCCAGTTGTTGAGCCAACGACAGTTCATTATACAGACGTTGCTCCTAACCAGATTGCATCTATTTCTGCATCTTTGATTCCTTTCTTAGAGCATGATGATGCTAACCGTGCCTTGATGGGATCTAACATGATGCGTCAAGCAGTTCCTCTATTGAGACCAGAATCTCCAATTGTAGGTACAGGTTTAGAAAGACAAGTAGCCTCAGATTCTCGTGTATTGATTAATGCTGAAGGGGATGGTGTTGTTGAGTACGTAGATGCAAACGAAATAAGAATTCGTTATGACCGAACTGAAGAAGATGGATTGGTGAGCTTCGATAGCGATACCAAAACATATCCTTTAGTGAAATTCAGAAAAACAAACCAAGGTACTTGTATCAACCTTAAACCTATCGTTAAGAAAGGTGACAAAGTAAACAAAGGTCAAGTTCTATGTGAAGGTTATGCGACTGAAAAAGGTGAATTGGCCCTTGGTAGAAATATGAAGGTTGCCTTCATGCCTTGGAAAGGGTACAACTTCGAGGATGCGATTGTTATTTCTGAAAAAGTTGTTCGCGACGATATTTTTACTTCTATCCACATAGACGAATATGCGTTAGAAGTTAGAGACACCAAATTAGGTAATGAAGAATTAACCAACGATATACCAAACGTTTCTGAAGAGGCGACTAAAGACCTTGATGAAAATGGTATGATTCGTATTGGTGCTGAAATTAAACCTGGTGATATTCTTATTGGTAAGATCACTCCTAAAGGAGAAAGCGATCCTACACCAGAAGAAAAACTGTTAAGGGCTATTTTCGGTGATAAGGCTGGTGATGTTAAAGATGCATCGCTTAAAGCTTCACCTTCGTTACATGGTGTTGTAATTGATAAAAAATTGTTCTCAAGAGCAATTAAAGATAAGAGAAAGAGAGCCAAGGATAAGGAAGATATCGATGCTCTTGAAGAGATTTACTACAAGAAGTTTGACGATTTAAAAGAAGTTTTAGTTGATAAACTTTTCACAATCGTAAACGGTAAAACGGCTCAAGGCATTTATAATGATCTAGGTGAAGAAATCATTCCAAAAGGAAAGAAATACACCTTGAAAATGTTAAATTCTGTAGATGACTACACGCATTTAACTTCTGGAACTTGGACAACTGACGACCATACAAATAAATTGGTTGCTGAACTAATTCATAACTACAAGATCAAGGAAAATGATCTTCAAGGTTCTTTGAGACGTGAGAAATTCACTATTTCTGTAGGGGATGAACTTCCTGCTGGAATAATCAAATTAGCGAAGGTTTATGTTGCCAAAAAACGTAAACTTAAAGTAGGTGATAAGATGGCAGGTCGTCACGGTAACAAAGGTATTGTTGCTAGAATTGTACGTGCAGAGGATATGCCTTTTTTGGAAGATGGAACGCCAGTTGATATCGTTCTTAATCCGCTTGGTGTACCTTCTCGTATGAACATCGGTCAGATTTATGAAACTGTTCTTGGATGGGCTGGGCAGAAATTAGGAACCAAATATGCTACTCCAATTTTTGATGGTGCATCATTAGATCAGATAAATGAAATCACTGATAATGCCGGTGTTCCTCAATTTGGCCACACTTATTTATATGATGGTGGAACCGGTGAGAAATTCGATCAGCCTGCAACGGTAGGTGTCATCTATATGTTGAAATTAGGTCACATGGTAGATGATAAGATGCACTCTAGATCTATTGGTCCATACTCATTAATTACACAACAACCTCTGGGTGGTAAAGCACAGTTTGGAGGTCAGCGTTTTGGTGAGATGGAGGTTTGGGCCCTTGAAGCATACGGAGCTTCTAGTACCTTAAGGGAAATTTTAACTGTGAAGTCTGATGACGTTATTGGTAGGGCCAAAACTTACGAAGCAATCGTAAAAGGTGAACCAATGCCAGAACCTGGCTTACCAGAATCATTCAACGTACTGATGCACGAACTTAAAGGTCTAGGTTTAGACATCAGACTTGAAGAGTAA
- a CDS encoding (4Fe-4S)-binding protein: MSPTNPNVYSNDEITVTYKPSACINAERCANELSNVFRQTVIPWINLDGAPTKKIVEQIKKCPSGALQCKSNKVLV, from the coding sequence ATGAGCCCTACTAACCCCAACGTTTACAGTAACGATGAGATTACTGTAACCTACAAACCTAGCGCCTGCATAAATGCAGAAAGATGCGCAAATGAGCTTTCCAATGTTTTCAGACAAACTGTAATCCCTTGGATTAATCTAGACGGTGCTCCTACAAAAAAAATAGTGGAGCAAATAAAAAAATGCCCTTCTGGGGCATTACAATGTAAATCTAATAAGGTATTAGTTTAA
- a CDS encoding DUF3467 domain-containing protein, protein MAEDNKKRNQGKINIEIDENVAEGTYSNLAIINHSVSEFVVDFVSIMPGTPKSKVKSRIILTPQHAKRLLKALKDNVQRFENAHGEIKDYEQPPIPLNFGPTGQA, encoded by the coding sequence ATGGCAGAAGACAATAAAAAAAGAAATCAAGGAAAAATAAATATTGAAATAGATGAGAATGTGGCAGAAGGGACTTATTCTAATTTAGCCATTATTAATCATTCTGTTTCAGAATTTGTTGTGGATTTTGTAAGCATTATGCCAGGAACTCCTAAGAGCAAGGTGAAATCTAGAATTATTTTAACGCCTCAACATGCAAAAAGACTTTTGAAGGCTTTAAAAGATAATGTTCAAAGATTTGAAAATGCCCATGGAGAAATCAAAGATTATGAGCAACCGCCCATACCCTTGAATTTTGGACCAACGGGTCAGGCATAA
- a CDS encoding peptide chain release factor 3 yields the protein MKFHEEINRRRTFGIISHPDAGKTTLTEKLLLFGGAIQEAGAVKSNKIKKGATSDFMEIERQRGISVATSVLAFEYDGYKINILDTPGHKDFAEDTFRTLTAVDSVIVVIDVAKGVEEQTEKLVEVCRMRNIPMIVFINKLDREGKDAFDLLDEIEQKLNLKVVPLSFPIGMGYDFKGIYNIWEKNINLFSGDSRKNIEETIEIKDLSSVELDKLVGEKSANTLREEVELVQGIYPEFNKEAYLNGEQQPVFFGSALNNFGVRELLDCFVAIAPKPRPKKSEERLVNPDEDKFSGFVFKIHANMDPNHRDRLAFIKIVSGKFERNTPYLHVRNNKKLKFSSPNAFFAEKKEIVDVSYPGDIVGLHDTGNFKIGDTLTEGEELHYKGIPSFSPEHFRYINNADPMKSKQLAKGIDQLMDEGVAQLFTLELNGRKVIGTVGALQYEVIQYRLEHEYGAKCSYENLNVHKACWVQPTDPKNAEFKDFKNVKQRYLAKDKKGQLVFLADSPFSLQMTKDKYSTIKFHYTSEYS from the coding sequence ATGAAATTCCACGAAGAAATTAATAGGAGAAGAACCTTTGGTATTATCTCACACCCGGATGCTGGTAAAACTACATTAACCGAAAAATTACTACTCTTTGGTGGAGCTATACAGGAAGCAGGTGCAGTAAAAAGCAACAAAATTAAGAAAGGAGCTACTTCTGACTTTATGGAGATTGAAAGGCAGAGAGGAATTTCTGTAGCTACTTCGGTTTTGGCATTTGAATATGACGGATATAAAATTAATATTCTCGACACACCTGGCCACAAGGATTTCGCTGAAGACACTTTTAGAACTTTAACAGCAGTTGATAGTGTTATTGTAGTAATAGATGTAGCAAAGGGTGTTGAGGAGCAAACAGAGAAATTGGTTGAAGTTTGTAGAATGCGAAATATACCTATGATCGTATTTATAAACAAACTTGATCGTGAGGGGAAAGATGCTTTTGATTTATTGGATGAGATTGAACAAAAACTAAACTTGAAAGTCGTTCCTTTGAGTTTCCCAATTGGTATGGGTTACGACTTTAAAGGTATTTACAATATTTGGGAGAAGAATATAAACCTATTTAGTGGAGATAGTCGAAAAAACATTGAGGAAACTATTGAAATTAAGGACTTGTCTTCTGTAGAACTTGATAAATTAGTAGGCGAAAAATCGGCGAATACTTTAAGAGAAGAAGTTGAATTGGTTCAAGGAATTTATCCTGAATTCAACAAAGAGGCTTACCTTAATGGTGAACAGCAGCCAGTATTTTTTGGATCGGCATTAAACAACTTTGGGGTACGTGAATTGTTGGATTGTTTTGTAGCCATAGCACCAAAACCCAGACCAAAGAAAAGCGAAGAACGTTTAGTAAATCCTGATGAGGATAAATTTTCTGGCTTTGTTTTTAAAATTCACGCCAACATGGATCCAAATCATAGAGATCGATTGGCTTTCATTAAAATAGTATCAGGAAAGTTTGAAAGAAACACTCCGTATCTTCATGTTAGAAACAATAAGAAACTGAAATTTTCCAGCCCTAATGCTTTTTTTGCAGAGAAGAAAGAAATTGTGGATGTCTCTTATCCTGGTGATATTGTTGGCTTACATGATACGGGCAATTTTAAAATCGGTGATACCTTAACGGAGGGTGAGGAACTTCATTATAAGGGAATTCCCAGTTTTTCACCCGAACATTTCCGTTATATTAATAATGCTGACCCCATGAAATCCAAACAATTGGCTAAAGGTATTGACCAATTAATGGATGAAGGTGTTGCACAACTATTCACCTTAGAGTTGAATGGCAGGAAAGTAATTGGAACTGTAGGGGCCCTACAATATGAAGTAATTCAATACCGCCTAGAACATGAATACGGGGCAAAGTGCAGTTACGAAAATTTAAACGTGCATAAAGCTTGTTGGGTTCAACCCACCGATCCGAAAAATGCAGAGTTTAAGGATTTTAAAAATGTAAAACAGCGCTACCTTGCCAAGGATAAAAAAGGGCAATTAGTATTCCTTGCAGACTCTCCTTTTTCACTTCAAATGACGAAGGATAAGTATTCTACGATTAAATTTCATTATACATCAGAATATAGTTGA